In Horticoccus luteus, the following proteins share a genomic window:
- a CDS encoding metallopeptidase family protein, with amino-acid sequence MTFAQLARLAADTVEATQRRLPAALRELARPLPVHYESVPDADVVADGFPADILGLFTGDPHGSSLEQDTPSPPQILLYLDNLWDFSERDPAIFRDEVRLTYLHELGHFLGWDEDELTARGLD; translated from the coding sequence ATGACGTTCGCCCAACTCGCCCGCCTCGCCGCCGACACCGTCGAAGCCACCCAGCGCCGCCTCCCCGCCGCCCTTCGCGAGCTCGCGAGGCCGCTGCCCGTGCACTACGAAAGCGTGCCCGACGCCGACGTCGTCGCCGACGGCTTTCCCGCCGACATCCTGGGTCTCTTCACCGGCGATCCGCACGGCAGCTCCCTCGAGCAAGACACGCCGTCGCCGCCGCAAATCCTCCTCTATCTCGACAACCTCTGGGATTTTTCGGAACGCGACCCCGCGATCTTTCGCGACGAAGTCCGCCTCACCTACCTGCACGAGCTGGGGCACTTCCTTGGCTGGGATGAGGACGAACTCACCGCGCGCGGCCTCGACTAG
- a CDS encoding lipid-binding SYLF domain-containing protein, producing MKKLLIIVLALFATGALRAISRSECVTRVESCEAILREFMADPAYAVPANVLQSAHAIIIVNQFKGGFFIGVKDGYGVILVKKPSGQWSLPVLLDAGEASLGFQIGAKSVESVMIVTDDATPRLLFKERFNVGVDAKAVAGPRVAAAEHDNRPIVAAPVLVYTKSKGLYAGATLKAGYLTRDDPANFVLYHTTYTMPELLYSDWVQPVPEVQPLMDYVKQIAP from the coding sequence ATGAAGAAGCTCCTCATCATCGTCCTCGCCCTTTTCGCCACCGGAGCACTCCGCGCCATCTCACGCTCGGAGTGTGTCACGCGCGTCGAATCGTGCGAAGCCATCTTGCGCGAGTTCATGGCGGACCCCGCTTACGCCGTTCCGGCCAACGTCCTGCAAAGCGCGCACGCCATCATCATCGTCAACCAGTTCAAGGGTGGCTTCTTCATTGGCGTGAAGGACGGTTACGGCGTCATCCTCGTTAAGAAACCCTCCGGCCAGTGGAGCCTCCCGGTGCTCCTCGATGCCGGTGAAGCCAGCCTCGGCTTCCAGATCGGCGCCAAATCCGTCGAAAGCGTGATGATCGTCACCGACGACGCCACGCCCCGCCTCCTCTTCAAGGAACGCTTCAACGTCGGCGTCGACGCCAAAGCCGTCGCCGGTCCGCGCGTCGCCGCCGCCGAACACGATAACCGCCCCATCGTCGCCGCGCCCGTGCTCGTCTACACGAAAAGCAAAGGCCTCTACGCCGGCGCCACCCTCAAGGCCGGCTACCTCACCCGCGACGATCCCGCCAATTTCGTTCTCTATCACACCACCTACACGATGCCCGAACTTCTCTACAGCGATTGGGTGCAACCCGTCCCCGAAGTTCAGCCGTTGATGGATTACGTGAAGCAGATCGCGCCCTGA
- a CDS encoding VOC family protein, translating into MANPILGGGGFHHVCLKTRDWDATLRFYQDTLGFTEKIAWRTAPQRAVMLDAGDGNYLEVFEDHAYEAAPQGVVYHFALRTTRLDEVAARVRAAGARITVEPRDVTIATVNGVGPVPVRIFFCEGPNGESIEFMQNSLT; encoded by the coding sequence ATGGCCAATCCCATCCTCGGCGGCGGCGGTTTCCATCACGTGTGCCTCAAGACCCGTGACTGGGACGCCACCCTGCGTTTCTATCAAGACACCCTTGGGTTCACCGAAAAAATCGCGTGGCGCACCGCTCCGCAACGCGCCGTGATGCTCGACGCGGGCGATGGCAACTACCTCGAAGTCTTCGAAGACCACGCCTACGAAGCCGCACCCCAGGGCGTCGTGTATCACTTTGCGCTTCGCACCACACGCCTCGACGAAGTCGCCGCCCGCGTGCGCGCCGCCGGCGCCCGCATCACCGTCGAACCGCGTGACGTCACGATCGCGACCGTGAACGGCGTCGGCCCGGTGCCCGTGCGCATCTTCTTTTGCGAAGGCCCCAACGGCGAAAGCATCGAGTTCATGCAGAACTCGCTCACCTGA
- a CDS encoding CinA family protein produces the protein MKRELKELMLESPGRTLAVAESLTCGQVQARIGAIAGASQFFLGGVTAYTLEQKVKLLGVDRAAAKRVNCVSAAVAEQMARGAGELFGSELAVATTGYAQAAAEWAVEEPFAWWALAHRRRGGKFFVRSGRIECPGEKRTDVQAIVAAAVLAELVSYLGELAAAR, from the coding sequence ATGAAGCGGGAGTTGAAAGAGTTGATGTTGGAATCGCCGGGCCGGACGCTGGCGGTGGCGGAGAGCCTGACGTGCGGGCAGGTGCAGGCGCGGATTGGCGCGATTGCGGGGGCCTCGCAGTTTTTTCTCGGCGGCGTGACGGCGTATACCTTGGAGCAGAAGGTGAAGCTGCTGGGCGTCGATCGAGCGGCGGCGAAGAGGGTGAATTGCGTATCCGCGGCGGTGGCGGAGCAGATGGCGCGGGGCGCGGGCGAATTGTTTGGGAGCGAGCTGGCGGTGGCGACGACGGGTTACGCGCAGGCCGCGGCGGAATGGGCGGTCGAGGAACCGTTTGCGTGGTGGGCGTTGGCGCACCGGCGGCGGGGCGGAAAGTTCTTCGTGCGCAGCGGGCGCATCGAGTGTCCGGGAGAGAAGCGCACGGATGTGCAGGCGATCGTGGCGGCGGCGGTGCTCGCGGAGCTCGTGAGCTACTTGGGGGAGCTGGCGGCGGCGAGGTAG